From Hydra vulgaris chromosome 07, alternate assembly HydraT2T_AEP, a single genomic window includes:
- the LOC136082769 gene encoding uncharacterized protein LOC136082769: protein MADHIKWSFSPCTSDPVESAIKRDSFTDCINNSILDGTFPSFLKMAEVLPCLKKNDPTDKANYHPISILPALSEVFEMIVYEQTLLFMEPKFDKLLCGFRRGGIVGTLLMDLSKAYDFIPHDLLIAKLEAYGFSKESLKFLISFISGRKQRRY from the exons ATGGCCGACCATATTAAATGGTCTTTTTCTCCTTGCACTTCAGACCCAGTTGAGTCAGCTATAAAAAG GGATAGTTTTACAGATTGTATCAATAATAGCATCTTAGATGGAACATTCCCGTCATTTCTAAAAATGGCGGAAGTTTTACCgtgtcttaaaaaaaatgaccCAACAGATAAGGCTAACTATCACCCTATAAGTATCCTACCCGCTCTCTCCGAAGTTTTTGAAATGATCGTTTATGAACAGACTTTGTTATTTATGGAGCCAAAATTTGACAAACTTTTGTGTGGTTTTCGTAGAG GAGGTATTGTTGGAACATTATTAATGGATCTATCTAAAGCGTATGATTTCATTCCGCATGACCTACTTATTGCTAAATTAGAGGCGTATGGTTTCTCTAAAGAAAGTCTTAAATTTCTTATATCGTTTATTAGTGGTCGTAAACAAAGG AGATACTGA
- the LOC136082770 gene encoding kinesin light chain 1-like translates to MSGVGKTQIARRYCEIYHTFYKNFVWIDAAFGKLQTSVINHCQIINLIIHDSKGEYFNIEVIVEKIHNYYKNEKTLYIFDNVDDESVKSLKMYISTKPNSYTLITSQWRTWSNKVNKVFIDVFSIKDAFAYVKNNIKEYSDKNIKNLIKELGYHPFAITQAIKYINIHKISIEKYIDRYKSNPTEILNTDNFPTEDESKSAIKAINLVLIKLEKTKIIPFKILNCLSHCDGQNINKKFIIQISNQMKISEEHLIDETIGLLISYSLLNCDDNEKYLMHELTQLSCKSFQSRNSTTNTYLDLIENCFKFELNEVKDHVDYGNHFIFHFLHMFRLNKNLMSVTFHHKATSIKKLLVCKGLFDEAIEILKSIHKFNTETYGESNDLTNNTKYNIADCLYEMGKYNKALEIFNSVGKIQTERLGINHSSTMETKHNIARCLYNMGNFIEASKLFKLLDKSQTEVLGNNHPDTMRTKHNIAICLAGMGKYDEALKIYYSVEKTRNEILGIDHPDTMGTKNNIAICLAGMGKYNEALEIYYSVEKIQTEILGFKHPDTMRTKLNIAICLDDMGKYNEALEINYSVEKIRTEIKIKMKPKFSLRVTANANSIIKNPRNKSEAALKQFNQDEKYKQINQARLDNLVLTGNEKKHLMILTTEEEDTIVEYERSKNCAYQAMNRKKLTNLIIDVLKIRDHANKKMKGGRKSIALTENGRKALLKKR, encoded by the exons ATGTCGGGTGTTGGGAAAACACAGATAGCCAGAAGATATTGTGAAATATACCATACCTTCTACAAAAACTTTGTTTGGATAGACGCCGCATTCGGAAAGTTACAGACTTCAGTTATAAACCACTGTCAAATAATAAATCTTATCATTCATGACTCGAAAGGAGAATACTTTAATATTGAggttattgttgaaaaaattcacaactattataaaaatgaaaaaactttgtatatttttgacaatgtCGACGACGAAAGtgttaaaagtttgaaaatgtaCATTTCAACGAAACCTAATTCATATACATTAATTACCTCTCAATGGAGAACGTGGTCgaacaaagtaaataaagtgtttattgatgttttttctATTAAAGATGCATTTGCTTacgtaaaaaataatattaaagaatacagcgataaaaacataaaaaacttaattaaagaaCTTGGTTATCATCCGTTTGCGATTACACAGGCAATAAagtacataaatatacataaaatttcgATAGAAAAGTATATAGATCGATATAAAAGCAATCCAACAGAAATATTAAACACTGATAACTTTCCAACCGAAGATGAATCTAAGTCTGCAATAAAAGCGatcaatttagttttaataaaattagaaaaaactaaaattattccatttaaaatattaaactgtttatcCCATTGCGACGgacaaaatatcaataaaaagtttataatccAAATCtcaaatcaaatgaaaataagCGAAGAACATTTAATTGATGAAACAATTGGATTACTAATTAgttattctttactaaattgtgatgataatgaaaaatatttaatgcacGAACTGACGCAGTTGTCGtgtaaaagttttcaaagtagAAATTCAACTACAAATACCTACCTTGATTTAAtcgaaaattgttttaaatttgagttaaacGAAGTAAAAGATCACGTGGATTACGggaatcattttatttttcattttcttcataTGTTTcgtcttaataaaaatttaatgtcagtAACTTTCCATCATAAGGCAACTTCTATTAAAAAGTTACTAGTATGTAAAGGTTTATTTGATGAAgcaatagaaatattaaaatctattcataaatttaatacCGAAACTTATGGAGAAAGTAATGACCTTAcgaataatacaaaatataatatcgCTGACTGTTTGTATGAAATGGGAAAATACAacaaagctttagaaatttttaattccGTTGGTAAGATACAAACTGAAAGATTAGGTATCAACCATTCATCAACAATggaaacaaaacataatatagCTAGATGTTTATACAATATGGGAAATTTTATCGAAGCttcaaaacttttcaaacttCTTGATAAATCACAAACGGAAGTTTTAGGTAATAACCATCCAGACACAATGagaacaaaacataatatcgcaatcTGTTTAGCTGGTATGGGGAAATATGatgaagctttaaaaatttattattctgttgaaaaAACACGaaatgaaattttaggtatcgaccatccagatacaatgggaacaaaaaataatatcgcaatcTGTTTGGCCGGTATGGGAAAATacaacgaagctttagaaatttattattctgttgagaaaatacaaactgaaattttaggtttCAAACATCCTGACACAATGAGAACAAAACTTAATATTGCAATCTGTTTGGacgatatgggaaaatataacgaagctttagaaattaattattcCGTTGAGAAAATACGAACTGAa ataaaaataaaaatgaaaccaaAATTTAGCTTAAGAGTAACAGCAAATGCaaattctataataaaaaatccaaGGAATAAATCTGAAGCAGCTTTAAAGCAGTTTAACCAAGATGAAAAATACAAACAGATAAACCAAGCT CGATTAGATAATCTAGTTCTTACAGGAAAcgagaaaaaacatttaatgattCTAACAACTGAAGAAGAAGATACTATAGTTGAGTATGAACGCAGTAAAAATTGTGCTTATCAAGCTATGAACAGAAAAAAACTAACAAACCTCATTATAGATGTGTTAAAAATTAGAGATCATgctaacaaaaaaatgaaaggaGGAAGAAAGTCCATTGCTTTGACTGAAAATGGGAGGAAAGCTCTTTTGAAGAAaaggtaa